In Desulfosoma caldarium, the following are encoded in one genomic region:
- the miaA gene encoding tRNA (adenosine(37)-N6)-dimethylallyltransferase MiaA: protein MTPYPNTPLNPSLPIVLLAGPTAVGKTALSLDLAERLETEIVNADSMQVYRFMDIGTAKPSAQERARVRHHLLDVVNPDEPYDAAIFADQARAVIEALHAQGKIPLVVGGTGLYMKALTRGLCPGPPADPELRRELLKDMERHGVAWLHAELSRVDPACAARIHPNDRQRLLRALEVYRRTGVPLSHWQNTHGFRQSLYATIKIALFRDRKDLYGRIDRRVLQMVDQGLVEEVRRLLRMGYPCSLKPMQSLGYRHICQVLAAETTLEEAIRTMQRDTRRYAKRQITWFRGDSEFRWFHAEARQEIFDAVLSALQESERVYGVSKMG, encoded by the coding sequence ATGACCCCATACCCCAACACTCCCCTCAACCCTTCCCTGCCCATTGTCCTTCTCGCCGGGCCGACCGCCGTGGGAAAAACGGCCCTGTCGCTGGATCTGGCCGAACGCCTGGAGACGGAGATTGTCAACGCCGATTCCATGCAGGTCTATCGATTCATGGATATCGGCACCGCCAAGCCCTCAGCTCAAGAACGGGCTCGAGTCCGCCACCATTTGCTGGACGTGGTCAATCCCGACGAACCCTACGATGCCGCCATCTTTGCCGATCAGGCGCGCGCCGTCATTGAGGCGCTGCACGCTCAGGGTAAAATTCCTCTGGTGGTGGGCGGCACCGGCCTTTACATGAAGGCCCTCACGCGAGGCCTCTGCCCCGGTCCGCCGGCCGATCCCGAGCTTCGACGGGAGCTACTGAAGGACATGGAACGCCACGGAGTTGCGTGGCTTCATGCGGAACTGTCCCGCGTGGACCCTGCCTGTGCCGCTCGCATTCACCCCAACGACCGCCAGCGCCTTCTACGGGCTCTGGAAGTGTATCGCCGCACCGGTGTCCCCCTTTCACACTGGCAAAATACCCACGGCTTTCGGCAGTCATTGTATGCCACCATCAAGATCGCCCTCTTTCGAGACCGCAAGGATCTTTACGGTCGTATTGATCGGCGCGTGCTTCAGATGGTGGACCAGGGCCTTGTGGAAGAGGTGCGCCGCCTGCTGCGCATGGGCTATCCATGCTCCCTTAAGCCCATGCAATCCTTGGGATACCGGCACATATGCCAGGTCCTGGCCGCAGAGACAACCCTTGAAGAAGCTATCAGAACCATGCAAAGGGACACGCGCCGTTATGCCAAGCGCCAGATCACCTGGTTTCGAGGGGATTCGGAGTTTCGCTGGTTTCATGCCGAGGCGCGCCAAGAAATTTTTGATGCCGTTTTGTCGGCGCTGCAAGAAAGCGAGCGGGTTTACGGGGTGAGCAAAATGGGCTAG